One genomic region from Skermania piniformis encodes:
- a CDS encoding glucose-1-phosphate cytidylyltransferase: MKVVLFCGGYGMRMRSSFDDAIPKPMQMVGPRPLIWHVMRYYAHFGHKEFILCLGYGAAHIKSYFLAYQESASNDFVLRHGQVELLHSDLSEWSITFVDTGADSTIGERLRRIRPHLMGEEYFLANYADVLTDAPMDHVIEQFHRSGAAASMLIVPPQSSFHCVEISEAGEIKEIVSVSKLPIWENGGYFVLSQAIFDLLPPGGDLVEDACGTLAAQGRLFGYKHLGFWKPADTFKERADLEASYHRGERPWMVWEQEAFSS; the protein is encoded by the coding sequence GTGAAAGTCGTATTGTTCTGTGGCGGATACGGAATGCGGATGCGGTCCAGCTTCGACGACGCGATACCCAAACCGATGCAGATGGTCGGGCCGCGGCCACTGATCTGGCACGTCATGCGGTACTACGCGCACTTCGGGCACAAGGAGTTCATCCTCTGTCTGGGTTACGGCGCAGCGCACATCAAGAGCTACTTCCTGGCCTACCAGGAGTCGGCATCGAACGACTTCGTGCTCCGGCACGGTCAGGTCGAACTGCTGCACTCCGATCTCAGTGAATGGTCGATCACCTTCGTCGACACCGGCGCGGACTCCACGATCGGCGAGCGCCTACGCCGGATACGACCACACCTCATGGGCGAAGAATATTTCTTGGCGAACTACGCAGACGTGCTGACCGATGCTCCGATGGACCACGTGATCGAGCAGTTCCACCGATCCGGCGCTGCTGCATCGATGTTGATCGTGCCACCGCAATCGTCGTTCCACTGCGTCGAGATCAGCGAAGCCGGTGAGATCAAGGAGATCGTATCCGTCTCGAAGCTCCCGATCTGGGAGAACGGCGGCTATTTCGTGTTGAGCCAGGCGATATTCGACCTGCTGCCGCCGGGCGGCGACCTGGTCGAGGATGCTTGCGGCACCCTGGCCGCGCAGGGCCGGCTGTTCGGGTACAAGCATCTCGGCTTCTGGAAGCCGGCCGACACGTTCAAGGAGCGCGCCGACCTGGAGGCGAGCTACCACCGCGGAGAACGACCCTGGATGGTATGGGAGCAGGAAGCTTTCAGCTCGTGA
- a CDS encoding PIG-L deacetylase family protein: MIDLHTGRLREVAVIGAHCDDIAIGSGASLLAMSRAHPGLRVQALVLSGSGTEREAEENAALAAFAPQADLRVTVLDLPDGYAPAHWARIKDELSRFRARTDPQLVYAPQRGDAHQDHRTLAELVPTVFRNHLVLGYEILKWETDMPTPTLFHPVTAELAVEKAGLLRSCYPSQADRDWFDDAAFLGLARLRGVQCRQPYAEAFVAEKLTVGFR, encoded by the coding sequence GTGATCGACCTGCACACCGGCCGACTGCGCGAGGTCGCGGTGATCGGCGCGCATTGCGACGACATCGCGATCGGATCGGGCGCCAGCCTGCTGGCGATGTCTCGTGCTCATCCGGGGCTGCGCGTGCAGGCGCTGGTGCTCTCCGGCAGCGGCACCGAGCGGGAAGCCGAGGAGAACGCCGCACTGGCCGCATTCGCCCCGCAGGCCGATCTGCGGGTGACGGTGCTCGACCTGCCCGACGGCTACGCCCCGGCGCACTGGGCCCGGATCAAGGACGAGCTGTCCCGATTCCGGGCGCGGACCGATCCGCAGCTCGTCTACGCACCGCAACGCGGTGATGCGCACCAGGATCACCGCACCCTGGCCGAGCTGGTGCCGACGGTGTTCCGCAATCACCTGGTGCTGGGCTACGAGATTCTCAAGTGGGAGACCGATATGCCCACGCCGACACTGTTCCACCCGGTCACCGCCGAACTCGCCGTCGAGAAAGCAGGGTTGCTGCGCTCCTGCTATCCGTCGCAGGCCGACCGCGACTGGTTCGACGACGCGGCATTCCTCGGGCTGGCACGACTACGCGGCGTGCAATGTCGCCAGCCCTACGCCGAAGCATTCGTGGCCGAAAAGTTGACCGTGGGATTTCGGTAG
- a CDS encoding NAD-dependent epimerase/dehydratase family protein — protein sequence MRVLVTGHRGYLGTVMVPVLQQAGHDVIGLDNGYFADCVLGPAPRDPADIRTDLRDITGDQLAGFDAVIHLAALSNDPLGSLDPLLTYDINHHAATRLARLARDAGVARFLYASTCSVYGAAGDGLVTEDAPLRPLTPYAESKVRVEDDVAELADADFTPVFLRNATAFGFSPRLRADIVLNNLVGHAVLTGDVRVLSDGTPWRPLVHARDIAAAFSTCLTAPADVVTARAYNVGTEANNLTVAEIAGAVVDAVSGSRLVITGENGPDPRSYRVDFARARNELGFVADWSIPAGATELHQAYTAYGLTDSDFAQRFTRLPQLQRLRDAGLVDARLRVARAQIPAIP from the coding sequence ATGCGGGTACTTGTGACGGGGCATCGGGGCTACCTCGGGACGGTGATGGTGCCGGTGCTACAGCAGGCCGGCCATGACGTGATCGGCCTGGACAACGGCTACTTCGCCGACTGCGTACTCGGTCCGGCACCGCGTGATCCCGCCGATATCCGGACCGATCTCCGCGATATCACCGGCGACCAACTGGCCGGATTCGACGCCGTGATCCATCTGGCGGCATTGTCCAACGATCCGCTGGGCTCGCTGGATCCGCTGCTCACCTACGACATCAACCATCACGCCGCCACCCGGCTGGCCCGGCTGGCCCGAGACGCGGGCGTGGCCCGGTTCTTGTATGCGTCGACCTGCTCGGTGTACGGCGCCGCCGGGGACGGACTGGTCACCGAGGACGCTCCGCTACGCCCGTTGACCCCGTACGCGGAGAGCAAGGTCCGCGTCGAGGACGACGTCGCCGAACTCGCCGACGCCGACTTCACTCCGGTATTTCTGCGCAACGCAACAGCATTCGGCTTCTCCCCACGGCTACGCGCGGACATCGTGCTGAACAACCTGGTCGGGCACGCCGTCCTGACCGGGGATGTCCGGGTACTCTCCGACGGGACACCGTGGCGCCCACTGGTTCATGCCCGCGACATCGCGGCTGCGTTCTCGACGTGTCTGACGGCGCCGGCCGACGTGGTCACCGCGCGCGCGTACAACGTAGGCACCGAAGCAAACAACCTTACCGTTGCCGAGATCGCCGGCGCGGTGGTCGATGCGGTATCCGGGTCTCGACTGGTGATCACCGGCGAAAACGGGCCGGACCCGCGTTCCTACCGGGTCGACTTCGCCCGCGCCCGTAACGAACTCGGCTTCGTTGCGGACTGGTCGATTCCGGCCGGCGCGACCGAGCTGCACCAGGCGTACACCGCATACGGACTCACCGACAGCGACTTCGCCCAGCGGTTCACTCGGCTCCCGCAGCTACAGCGACTCCGCGACGCGGGCCTGGTCGATGCTCGGCTGCGGGTGGCCCGGGCCCAGATCCCCGCGATCCCATGA
- a CDS encoding class I SAM-dependent methyltransferase, with amino-acid sequence MIGCRGCGAPRTDRVLDLGSIPAADNFPPADSAVGVTDRAYPLAMQLCPACGLAQLAADETIADEPRGIEPQALRDQAVAAVTAVGRAGRLSGTTVREFGSPHGGTWLPLLTDLGYRPTGGVADVVVDCFGSMHDADQRAAFVARAAGTAPDGLLLMQYHSLATIVREGQWNSLRHGHFAYYSSTALIRLLGAVGMSARTAWEFDLYGGTVLIAAQHGQHPPDAQLRRLLAAERAFGITDPAVVGRLQQATDRHVDWLRTWLRAGAAAGRRSYAYGAASRAVAPLALAGADRTQLIAVADASPAKHGRRMPGTDIPIISPDELLAAAPDRVLLTLPDLFPEVAQRFPELRGRWQVDPGPAGAGHLARTAAPG; translated from the coding sequence ATGATCGGGTGCCGCGGCTGCGGAGCACCGCGGACCGACCGGGTGTTGGACCTCGGATCGATCCCCGCCGCCGACAACTTCCCGCCCGCCGACAGTGCCGTCGGCGTAACGGACCGGGCGTATCCGCTGGCGATGCAGCTTTGCCCCGCTTGTGGATTGGCCCAACTGGCCGCCGACGAGACGATTGCCGACGAACCACGCGGAATCGAACCGCAGGCACTGCGCGACCAAGCCGTCGCCGCGGTCACCGCGGTCGGCCGAGCCGGCCGGCTGTCCGGGACCACGGTGCGCGAGTTCGGCAGTCCGCACGGCGGTACCTGGCTGCCCCTGCTGACCGATCTCGGGTATCGACCGACCGGCGGCGTGGCGGATGTGGTCGTGGATTGCTTCGGCAGCATGCACGACGCCGACCAGCGAGCCGCCTTCGTCGCCCGGGCGGCCGGCACCGCACCGGACGGCCTGCTGCTGATGCAGTACCACTCGCTGGCCACGATCGTCCGTGAGGGACAGTGGAATTCCTTGCGCCACGGGCACTTCGCATACTATTCGAGCACCGCGCTGATCCGGCTGCTGGGCGCGGTGGGGATGAGCGCGCGCACCGCGTGGGAATTCGATCTCTACGGCGGCACCGTACTGATCGCAGCACAACACGGGCAACACCCCCCGGATGCACAGCTGCGCCGGCTACTGGCTGCGGAGCGGGCATTCGGCATCACCGACCCGGCCGTGGTCGGCCGACTGCAGCAGGCGACCGACCGGCATGTCGACTGGTTACGCACCTGGCTGCGCGCCGGAGCCGCGGCCGGCCGGCGCAGTTACGCCTACGGCGCCGCCTCCCGTGCCGTCGCACCACTCGCCCTGGCCGGGGCCGACCGCACACAACTGATCGCCGTCGCCGACGCATCGCCGGCGAAGCACGGTCGACGAATGCCCGGCACCGACATCCCGATCATCTCGCCGGACGAGCTGCTGGCCGCCGCACCGGACCGGGTGCTGCTGACCTTGCCGGATCTCTTTCCGGAGGTAGCACAACGTTTTCCGGAACTGCGCGGCCGCTGGCAGGTCGACCCCGGGCCGGCCGGAGCCGGTCACCTGGCGCGCACGGCGGCTCCGGGATGA
- the rfbC gene encoding dTDP-4-dehydrorhamnose 3,5-epimerase has protein sequence MQIEHTELADVIVLVPQPFRDDRGLFTRTFDATAFDAHLGRPGAAAAFVQDSQSRSVRGVVRGMHGRAGRGEAKLVRCARGAVYDVLVDIRPGSPTFGRHQAFLLDDDGFRTLYVPPGYLHGFQALTAVADVCYRIDRPHDPVEDIAVAYDDRDLGIGWPEPVTVISARDRAAGSWADLVAWLGGGGHPGAAVRAR, from the coding sequence ATGCAGATCGAGCACACCGAGCTCGCCGACGTCATCGTTCTTGTTCCGCAACCTTTTCGAGATGATCGGGGGCTGTTCACCCGGACGTTCGACGCGACGGCGTTCGATGCCCATCTGGGCCGACCGGGGGCCGCTGCGGCGTTCGTCCAGGATTCGCAGTCGCGCTCGGTGCGCGGGGTGGTGCGGGGAATGCACGGACGGGCCGGTCGGGGTGAAGCGAAGTTGGTTCGATGTGCGCGTGGCGCGGTATACGACGTGCTGGTCGATATCCGGCCGGGCTCGCCCACCTTCGGCCGGCACCAGGCATTCCTCCTCGACGACGACGGGTTCCGCACCCTCTACGTCCCGCCCGGATATCTGCATGGATTTCAAGCGCTGACCGCGGTCGCCGACGTGTGTTACCGGATCGACCGACCGCACGATCCGGTCGAGGACATCGCAGTCGCCTACGACGATCGGGATCTCGGGATCGGTTGGCCGGAACCGGTGACCGTGATCTCGGCGCGGGACCGGGCGGCCGGTAGCTGGGCCGATCTGGTCGCGTGGTTGGGCGGGGGCGGTCATCCCGGAGCCGCCGTGCGCGCCAGGTGA
- a CDS encoding glutamate-1-semialdehyde 2,1-aminomutase, with the protein MTTPGRSFANSDRLRQRLHNLIPGGAHTYARGDDQYPEFHAPVLKRGAGARVWDVDGNEFIEYGIGLRSVTLGHGYRPVLDAVATAIADGLSFTRPTELELAAAEDFLRLVPTAEMVKFAKNGSDATTAAVRLARAVTGCELVAICEQPFFSTDDWFIGTTAMSAGVPPSTRTATLQFRYNDADSLAAVLAAHPGQVACVLLEAATATAEPEPGFLESVRALCDRYGALLVFDEIITGFRWSEHGAQAVYRVAPDLSCWGKAMGNGFPISALAGKRTFMDLGGLNTDSDRVFLLSTTHGPEAAGLAAFRAVVHAYDVGDPIGRMETAGRRLAAAVNAAAAAAGLADYVQVIGRPACLVFVTRNADGVPDQAFRTLLLQGLLSHGVLGQSFVLSAAHTDADIAATVVAATAALQPYRAAIDAGSVTGLLRGRPVAPAVRRTAAPRRLIRDPTP; encoded by the coding sequence ATGACGACGCCGGGCCGCTCGTTCGCCAACTCCGACCGCCTGCGGCAGCGACTGCACAACCTGATCCCGGGTGGGGCGCACACCTACGCACGGGGCGACGACCAGTACCCCGAGTTCCACGCTCCGGTGCTGAAGCGTGGTGCCGGAGCACGGGTATGGGATGTCGACGGCAACGAGTTCATCGAGTACGGCATCGGCCTCCGGTCGGTGACCCTGGGCCACGGATACCGCCCGGTCCTCGACGCCGTCGCCACCGCGATCGCCGACGGACTCTCCTTCACCCGTCCGACCGAGCTGGAACTTGCTGCGGCAGAAGACTTTCTCCGGCTGGTGCCGACCGCCGAGATGGTCAAGTTCGCCAAGAACGGCTCGGACGCGACGACCGCGGCGGTACGGCTGGCCCGCGCGGTGACCGGATGCGAGCTGGTCGCGATCTGCGAGCAGCCGTTCTTCTCCACCGACGACTGGTTCATCGGCACCACCGCGATGTCCGCGGGTGTGCCGCCCAGCACCCGAACGGCGACACTGCAGTTCCGCTACAACGACGCCGATTCGCTGGCGGCAGTGCTCGCCGCGCACCCCGGTCAGGTTGCCTGCGTGCTGCTGGAGGCCGCCACCGCCACAGCCGAACCCGAACCCGGCTTCCTCGAGTCGGTGCGGGCGTTGTGCGATCGGTACGGTGCGCTGCTCGTGTTCGACGAGATCATCACCGGATTCCGCTGGTCCGAGCACGGGGCGCAGGCCGTGTATCGAGTAGCCCCCGATCTGTCGTGCTGGGGTAAGGCGATGGGCAACGGATTTCCGATTTCGGCACTGGCCGGCAAGCGCACGTTCATGGACCTGGGCGGCTTGAATACCGATTCCGACCGGGTATTTCTCTTGTCCACCACACACGGCCCGGAGGCGGCGGGACTCGCTGCGTTCCGCGCAGTGGTACACGCGTACGACGTCGGTGACCCGATCGGACGCATGGAGACGGCCGGCCGGCGACTGGCCGCCGCGGTGAATGCGGCGGCAGCCGCCGCCGGGCTCGCCGACTACGTACAGGTGATCGGCCGGCCGGCGTGCCTGGTCTTCGTCACCCGCAACGCCGACGGTGTACCCGACCAGGCCTTTCGCACACTGTTACTGCAGGGCCTGCTCTCCCACGGCGTGCTCGGCCAGTCGTTTGTGCTGTCCGCCGCACACACCGATGCAGATATTGCCGCCACCGTCGTCGCGGCCACCGCCGCGTTGCAGCCCTACCGGGCGGCGATCGACGCCGGCTCGGTAACCGGGCTGCTGCGCGGCCGACCGGTCGCTCCGGCGGTGCGCCGCACAGCAGCGCCCCGGCGCCTGATCCGAGACCCGACACCATGA